The following proteins are co-located in the Flectobacillus major DSM 103 genome:
- a CDS encoding Dabb family protein, producing the protein MQPEKYLRHVVIFQFKETSSDTAIQHVADTFYALKDQIPQIVAMEWGINNSPENHHQGFTHCFVLSYLSEEDLASYQLHPAHIAFQEVLQPHLSKVFVVDYWVK; encoded by the coding sequence ATGCAACCAGAAAAATATTTAAGACATGTCGTGATTTTTCAGTTTAAAGAAACCTCGTCCGATACTGCGATTCAGCACGTAGCCGATACCTTTTATGCTTTAAAAGACCAAATTCCTCAGATTGTAGCCATGGAATGGGGTATCAACAATAGTCCAGAAAACCACCATCAGGGTTTTACACATTGTTTTGTACTGAGTTATTTGTCAGAGGAGGATTTGGCTAGCTATCAGTTACACCCAGCACATATAGCTTTTCAGGAGGTGCTACAGCCTCATTTGTCTAAGGTGTTTGTGGTAGATTATTGGGTAAAATAA
- a CDS encoding EamA family transporter: MITSLMIAVCVLLRILSNPLGNVYQKQLTAKGHNPLLVNFLTYFFLSVGCVVGYWVLPTPHLYTGFWGYSLLGGVVGAMGNALLVKALDKGELSVLGPINAYKSVIGMLAGIFVLHEIPNIWGILGIITIIYGSYFVLDSTTEKFSWKLFQKKEIQFRIGAMILTAIEAVFVKKVIQASSPPIAFISWSVCGAFFSFILLGFSNTDLKKSLTTLNPSIFCKYLLLTICVGTMQFTTNYTFKHISVGYALALFQLSAIVSVWLGHTVFQEQGIGKKLLGAIIMVVGSLMILLLRNFP, translated from the coding sequence TTGATAACATCATTGATGATAGCTGTTTGTGTTTTACTACGAATTCTATCCAATCCCTTAGGCAATGTATATCAAAAACAATTGACGGCAAAAGGGCATAACCCTTTGCTGGTGAACTTTCTAACCTATTTCTTTTTATCAGTAGGATGTGTCGTTGGGTATTGGGTATTGCCCACCCCACATTTGTATACAGGCTTTTGGGGTTATTCATTGTTAGGAGGAGTGGTTGGGGCAATGGGCAACGCCTTACTTGTCAAAGCACTAGACAAAGGCGAACTTTCAGTGTTGGGGCCAATCAATGCCTATAAGTCTGTTATTGGTATGCTAGCGGGTATATTTGTACTCCACGAAATACCCAATATATGGGGTATATTAGGTATTATCACCATTATTTATGGAAGCTATTTTGTACTAGATAGTACCACCGAGAAGTTTTCGTGGAAATTATTCCAGAAAAAGGAGATTCAATTTCGGATAGGAGCTATGATATTAACGGCAATAGAGGCCGTTTTTGTCAAGAAAGTCATACAGGCATCTTCTCCGCCTATAGCCTTTATAAGTTGGAGTGTTTGTGGTGCTTTTTTTTCGTTTATCTTACTCGGTTTTTCTAATACAGACCTCAAAAAAAGCCTTACAACCCTTAACCCCTCCATTTTTTGTAAATACCTCTTGCTTACAATTTGTGTTGGCACAATGCAATTTACCACCAATTATACCTTCAAGCATATTTCGGTAGGTTATGCCTTGGCTCTGTTTCAGCTATCTGCCATAGTTAGTGTATGGCTAGGGCATACTGTTTTTCAGGAACAGGGCATTGGCAAGAAGCTATTAGGAGCTATCATTATGGTAGTTGGCTCATTGATGATTCTTTTACTAAGAAATTTTCCCTGA
- a CDS encoding NUDIX hydrolase → MNIIDKLAWIEIQHKAILSAKSYGKDKFYLPGGKRELNETDEQALIREIREELSVSLDTTTLQLVGIFEAQAHGHPEGTIVRMTCYSANYVGEIKASAEIAEVRWLNCSDKAIISEVDKIIFDFLQQKNLLD, encoded by the coding sequence ATGAATATTATTGATAAATTAGCTTGGATTGAAATCCAGCATAAGGCTATCCTTTCGGCCAAATCTTATGGAAAAGATAAATTCTATTTGCCTGGAGGAAAAAGAGAACTTAACGAAACCGATGAACAAGCTTTAATTCGTGAAATTAGGGAAGAACTTAGCGTAAGTCTTGACACCACAACACTACAATTGGTAGGTATTTTTGAAGCCCAAGCTCACGGACATCCAGAAGGTACTATCGTTAGAATGACTTGTTATAGTGCCAATTATGTAGGAGAAATAAAAGCCAGTGCCGAAATAGCAGAAGTTAGGTGGTTAAATTGTTCAGATAAAGCTATCATTTCGGAAGTAGATAAAATTATCTTTGATTTCCTTCAACAGAAGAATCTATTAGATTAG
- a CDS encoding sialate O-acetylesterase gives MKLSLPNIGYLAILVMLLPLKLKAQIEITYPQSRYIFQRNINNTASVPIAGNYSLIADKIEARAIARNMSPRQGTSTDWQVLQENPQNGIFQGSIMLSGGWYDLIVRALKDNTIIGIDTLQRVGIGELFVVAGQSNATGDSELRSQNIFGPSSTDDRVHTVNYFNGASTTYSNTNLPLPIFENIDSTFRMSPMGNSAWCWGVLGDSLAKKLNVPIAFFNAGWSGSGIGSWATTAEDTTATPQEFITFPKGLPYGNLRSTLRFYAAQFGMRAVLWHQGESDNLFQTDRNTYGQKLKLVIQKSRIHARHPSLAWVVSRATRFKGLALVNSRNWQPVIDAQNDIIGLNGNTQPNYMPNTFVGPFTDSLVGPNIRTIDSVHFKGHGIVVLANEWNKSLNSSFFQNAIPLAHQNLPLIQSQCATISSISLTTFNAFPQIHWSNDPFGLQVISRQNRYTLPSSNRIRAKIKDEYDNILFSAQVAVPNNFAGLFPIQSVRSGYWHDTNTWTCGRVPTSLDKITILGGHEVVVGNNLIARFSTINLLGTLYFFDSGNLTHIIQK, from the coding sequence ATGAAATTATCACTACCCAATATTGGCTATTTAGCTATTTTGGTTATGTTACTACCCCTCAAGCTCAAAGCCCAAATAGAGATAACATACCCACAAAGTAGATACATTTTCCAAAGAAATATAAACAATACAGCCTCGGTACCTATTGCTGGTAATTATAGCCTTATTGCAGATAAAATTGAAGCAAGAGCTATCGCCAGAAATATGTCACCCAGACAGGGAACGTCTACCGATTGGCAAGTTTTGCAAGAGAATCCTCAAAATGGAATTTTTCAAGGCTCGATAATGCTTAGTGGAGGCTGGTACGACCTAATTGTACGAGCTTTAAAAGATAATACTATTATTGGTATCGACACTTTACAACGAGTAGGTATTGGCGAGCTATTTGTAGTAGCGGGGCAGTCTAATGCTACTGGTGACAGTGAGCTACGAAGCCAAAATATCTTTGGCCCTAGCTCTACCGACGACAGGGTACATACTGTCAATTATTTTAATGGTGCTTCTACTACTTATAGCAATACCAATTTACCACTGCCTATTTTTGAAAATATCGACTCTACATTCCGAATGTCGCCAATGGGCAATAGTGCTTGGTGTTGGGGTGTATTGGGCGATTCGCTGGCCAAAAAACTAAATGTTCCTATTGCTTTTTTCAATGCTGGATGGTCTGGCTCGGGTATTGGCTCATGGGCTACAACCGCCGAAGATACCACTGCTACCCCACAAGAGTTTATTACTTTTCCTAAAGGGCTACCTTATGGCAACTTACGTTCAACACTTCGTTTTTATGCAGCTCAATTTGGGATGAGGGCCGTTCTATGGCATCAGGGAGAAAGCGACAACCTCTTTCAGACAGATAGAAATACTTATGGGCAAAAACTTAAACTGGTTATCCAAAAAAGTAGGATACATGCACGACATCCGTCCTTGGCATGGGTGGTATCGCGTGCTACTCGTTTCAAAGGACTAGCCCTCGTCAATTCTCGCAACTGGCAGCCTGTGATTGATGCACAAAATGATATAATTGGCCTAAATGGAAACACACAGCCTAATTATATGCCAAATACCTTTGTAGGCCCCTTTACCGACTCGTTGGTTGGCCCTAATATTCGTACCATAGATTCTGTCCATTTCAAAGGACACGGAATTGTTGTACTAGCCAATGAATGGAATAAATCACTGAATAGTAGCTTTTTCCAGAATGCTATTCCTTTAGCTCACCAAAACTTACCACTTATTCAAAGTCAATGTGCTACTATTTCATCTATTTCGCTCACTACTTTTAATGCCTTCCCACAAATTCATTGGAGCAACGACCCTTTTGGCCTTCAAGTTATTTCTCGACAAAATAGATATACCCTTCCTAGCAGCAACCGAATAAGGGCAAAAATCAAAGATGAATACGATAATATTCTTTTTTCAGCCCAAGTGGCTGTACCCAATAATTTTGCAGGGCTGTTTCCTATACAAAGTGTTCGGTCGGGCTATTGGCACGATACCAATACTTGGACTTGTGGCAGAGTACCAACCTCGCTCGATAAAATCACGATATTGGGCGGACATGAAGTGGTGGTTGGAAATAACCTAATAGCTCGTTTTTCAACCATTAATTTATTGGGTACTTTGTACTTTTTTGATTCGGGAAACCTTACGCATATTATTCAAAAATAA
- a CDS encoding bifunctional 5,10-methylenetetrahydrofolate dehydrogenase/5,10-methenyltetrahydrofolate cyclohydrolase, producing MQIIDGKAVADEIKKEIGAEVEAIKAAGGKTPHLVAILVGNNGASETYVANKVKSCEELGFKSTLLRFEPTITEAELLAEVQKINQNDDMDGLIVQLPLPDHINPDKVMETIDPKKDVDGFHPINIGRMAKGLPAYISATPQGVLDLLERYNIETSGKHCVVVGRSQIVGLPMSILMQRNHKIGNCTVTLTHSKTKNLAEVCASADILIAALGRPEFITAEYVKEGAVVIDVGLTRVEDSSKKSGFALKGDVKFDEVASKCSFITPVPKGVGPMTIVSLMKNTLLSAKNAIYQ from the coding sequence ATGCAAATCATTGACGGTAAAGCCGTAGCAGACGAAATTAAAAAAGAAATTGGAGCAGAAGTAGAGGCTATCAAAGCAGCAGGTGGTAAAACACCACACTTGGTGGCTATTCTAGTGGGAAATAATGGTGCTTCCGAAACCTACGTAGCCAACAAAGTGAAGTCTTGTGAAGAATTGGGCTTCAAGTCAACTTTATTACGCTTTGAACCAACAATCACAGAAGCAGAGCTATTAGCAGAAGTTCAGAAAATCAATCAAAATGATGATATGGACGGTTTGATTGTTCAGCTTCCCCTTCCCGACCATATCAATCCCGATAAAGTTATGGAAACTATCGACCCTAAAAAAGATGTTGATGGCTTCCACCCTATCAATATTGGGCGTATGGCCAAAGGTTTGCCTGCCTATATTTCGGCAACCCCACAAGGTGTATTGGACCTACTGGAACGTTACAATATCGAAACCTCTGGCAAGCATTGTGTGGTAGTAGGCCGTAGCCAAATTGTAGGCTTACCAATGTCTATTTTGATGCAAAGAAACCACAAAATCGGTAACTGTACAGTAACACTGACACATTCAAAAACCAAAAATCTAGCTGAAGTATGTGCTTCTGCCGATATTCTGATTGCAGCGTTAGGTCGTCCTGAATTTATTACAGCCGAATATGTAAAAGAGGGTGCTGTGGTTATCGACGTAGGCTTAACACGTGTTGAAGATAGCTCGAAAAAGTCTGGTTTTGCCTTGAAAGGTGATGTTAAATTTGATGAAGTTGCCTCAAAATGTTCATTTATTACGCCAGTACCTAAAGGGGTTGGCCCAATGACCATTGTTTCTTTAATGAAAAACACACTTCTTTCTGCCAAAAACGCTATTTATCAATAG